The Cryptomeria japonica chromosome 6, Sugi_1.0, whole genome shotgun sequence genomic interval GTCCATTGGTACCTTGACTCTGGTGAAAGTGTGTGATTGTTGTGATTTGTGATTGAACATGGAAATTTGACAAGCATGGGAAAATAACAATGAATAATGATTAGGGactcaaattttttaaagaacttGATGAAATGCTAACATCTACCATATATTGGAATGAAGTAGAGAATGAAGGGAGATTGGTGGTGGCTATGTTGACTAAACTCATCACATATATTGAGTTTATGAAATCCTAACCTACGAGAAGTGTCATGTATGATTTCATGAGATTTATCTTGTGTTATGTCAAACATTGGTggagaaaaaaaaatgatatatatgaATGCAAAATTGTCAAGTTTGGGGGTCTTGTGTATGGGATTTTTTGGGACAAGTTATAACTATTTTGAGAAGCAATTTGGAGAGAATTTGAGTTCATGTATTTCCAATTTGAGTGTTGGGTGTTTGACTTGGCATTATTTTTTTGTTTCTATATTATAGAAGATTTTAGTAATCATTTAGGTGTGGATCTAGTGTTACATGTAAGAAAGATAACCTCTTTGTTTTTTTATGTTAATATTGTGCAATGGATGTAGCTTTATTTTGTTGATGCAAATACTTAATTtcaatttgaaagaaaaaaaaaattggattatgTAATGTAACATTCAGTTTGAAAATTATTGATAGTTGACAAAAGACCAAAACACTCCCATGAAATTTAATTTAGAACCATAGCTATAATTTTGAATGAAAATCagaaacatataaatgtgaaaattgaGTTTAGACCACAAGGAACACAAGGACTCAAAAtcacacacaaaaaaagaaaaacaagatacCAACTCTTACACACAAATATATCATTTAAATGCAAATAATTATATCTGAAACAAAAGATCCAAATGAACTAAAGATTTATTGAGAAACTAAAAAGATgatagaaacttacatttttaaatTACTCTTGGTGTATAAAACCTCTATCTTGGAGAGAAAATACATAGACAAGTGTGAGAGCAATCTTCTAAATGGGTATTCCCAAAGTTCACTCACACACCCACAAAACATTTCTCCTGCAGAGAATGTCTCATATACGAGAATCAAATTCTGTTTATGATGAATTGATCTCCATCAATTACATGTATGCAACAAGCCATTGCAGTTATTTATAATACCAATCTCCTCATATAACAAACACTTGTAGCCTATGTGAAACAGGTCTCACTAATGAGACCAGGAAAGGCCTAAATATAGGTGGCATTGAGGGTGaagtaagagagaagaagaagaactagGCATAGGAACACATTCCATAAACACACTTGCCCTTTTTACTGCAAACAACACCGCAGCTGCCACAGTTCTTTTTATCATAGGCCACATTCACACACTTGCCTTTACAGCAACCATAACCAAATGGGCAAGACTTATCACAACTCCCACAGTGATAACGATCTGTTAGTACATTGACACAACGGTCTTTGCAGCACTTGGATTTCACTTCACCAGCAATGTTATTCTGCTTGCACACACTCTTGTGGGCACTGCATGAATAGCTCTTAGCTGGATATGGCGATGGCGCTGGGGCTACGCCTTTATCTGCAAGAAACCGGCTGAGTATTGCCTTTCTTGGATACCCATTTACCATTTTCATATCTCCCCCCACATTGCTTATCATCACTGCAAACATAATCAATGCCATTGCCACCATCCTCGCCATTGCCCCCATTGAAGAGTGGTCAAAGTGCTGGTGCccaattgatgaattcttgagagGAACAGGCTGAGAGAAGTGGTTATATAGTAATATTCAGCTGGAATCTGGTGGCACTTTCTCCATTAAAAAAGATCTCTTCTTGGGTGCTTCAATTTTCAAGTGGTGGAGTGATGAATGGGGAAACAATGGCAGTATGGTATCGCCGTATCCGTAGTCGGTGGGCACGGAGGAGTTAAAAAAGGTTTTGTATGCTATGACTCGCCGGCCCATGCACGCCTCAGCTGCTG includes:
- the LOC131072190 gene encoding stigma-specific STIG1-like protein 2, producing MGAMARMVAMALIMFAVMISNVGGDMKMVNGYPRKAILSRFLADKGVAPAPSPYPAKSYSCSAHKSVCKQNNIAGEVKSKCCKDRCVNVLTDRYHCGSCDKSCPFGYGCCKGKCVNVAYDKKNCGSCGVVCSKKGKCVYGMCSYA